The following proteins come from a genomic window of Terribacillus aidingensis:
- a CDS encoding KOW domain-containing RNA-binding protein: MSETDASPLIGQVVRIVYGREAGQLAIVIRKIDSRFVLLADGDKRKFDSPKRKALRHVDPLPYVSPEVRRSLLEAGRVTNGKLRFAISTYVNHTVKRFEEGR, encoded by the coding sequence TTGAGCGAAACGGATGCAAGTCCACTAATCGGTCAGGTTGTTCGTATCGTATATGGGCGAGAAGCAGGCCAGCTTGCGATTGTCATTCGAAAAATTGACAGTCGTTTTGTGTTGCTTGCCGACGGAGACAAACGAAAGTTCGATTCACCGAAGCGCAAAGCTTTGCGTCATGTGGATCCACTGCCGTATGTATCACCGGAAGTCCGACGTAGCCTTCTAGAAGCTGGTCGCGTAACCAATGGTAAACTGCGATTTGCGATATCTACTTATGTCAATCATACCGTGAAGAGATTTGAAGAAGGGAGATAG
- the infA gene encoding translation initiation factor IF-1 has protein sequence MAKDDAIEVEGTVTDTLPNAQFKVELENGHTVLAHVSGKIRMHFIRILPGDKVTVELSPYDLTKGRITYRYK, from the coding sequence ATGGCGAAAGATGATGCAATTGAAGTAGAAGGAACTGTCACCGATACATTGCCTAATGCGCAATTTAAGGTAGAGTTAGAGAATGGCCACACCGTTTTAGCACATGTTTCCGGTAAAATTCGTATGCACTTCATTCGAATTCTTCCTGGAGATAAAGTAACGGTAGAGCTTTCCCCTTATGACTTAACTAAAGGACGTATTACGTACCGTTATAAATAA
- the rpmJ gene encoding 50S ribosomal protein L36 codes for MKVRPSVKPICEKCKVIRRKGKVMVICENPKHKQKQG; via the coding sequence ATGAAGGTAAGACCATCTGTAAAGCCTATTTGCGAAAAATGTAAAGTCATTCGTCGTAAAGGCAAAGTAATGGTAATCTGTGAAAATCCTAAGCATAAGCAAAAACAAGGATAA
- the rpsM gene encoding 30S ribosomal protein S13 — protein sequence MARIAGIDIPRDKRVVISLTYIYGIGKTTAQKVLKEAGVSEDTRVRDLTEDELSRIRQAIDSYTTEGDLRREVSLNIKRLIEIGSYRGLRHRRGLPVRGQKTKNNSRTRKGPRRTIANKKK from the coding sequence ATGGCACGTATAGCAGGTATTGATATTCCGCGTGACAAACGCGTTGTTATTTCCCTAACATACATCTATGGAATTGGAAAAACTACAGCGCAAAAGGTACTAAAAGAAGCTGGTGTTTCTGAAGATACACGTGTTCGTGATCTTACAGAAGACGAACTATCCAGAATCCGTCAGGCAATTGACAGCTACACTACTGAAGGGGATCTTCGTCGTGAAGTATCTCTTAACATTAAGCGTCTGATTGAGATCGGTTCTTATCGTGGTCTTCGCCACCGTCGTGGATTGCCGGTTCGTGGTCAGAAAACGAAGAACAACTCTCGTACTCGTAAAGGCCCACGCCGTACAATCGCTAACAAGAAAAAATAA
- the rpsK gene encoding 30S ribosomal protein S11: MARKQQTRKRRVKKNIETGIAHIRSTFNNTIVTITDVQGNVISWSSSGSLGFKGSRKSTPFASQMAAEAAAKGAVENGMKTLEVTVKGPGAGREAAIRSLQTAGLEVTAIRDVTPVPHNGCRPPKRRRV; encoded by the coding sequence ATGGCTCGTAAACAACAAACTCGTAAACGTCGTGTGAAAAAGAATATCGAAACTGGTATTGCTCACATCCGTTCTACTTTCAACAACACAATCGTTACGATTACTGATGTTCAAGGTAACGTAATCAGCTGGAGCAGCTCAGGTTCCCTTGGTTTCAAAGGTTCCCGTAAATCTACTCCATTCGCTTCTCAAATGGCTGCAGAAGCTGCTGCTAAAGGTGCTGTCGAAAACGGCATGAAGACTTTGGAAGTAACTGTTAAAGGCCCTGGTGCTGGCCGTGAAGCTGCGATCCGTTCCCTTCAGACTGCTGGTCTTGAAGTAACTGCGATCCGTGACGTCACTCCAGTTCCACATAACGGCTGCCGTCCGCCAAAACGTCGTCGCGTATAA
- a CDS encoding DNA-directed RNA polymerase subunit alpha: MIEIEKPKIETVEISDDATFGKFVVEPLERGYGTTLGNSLRRILLSSLPGAAVTSIQIDGVLHEFSTIEGVVEDVTTIILNLKKLALKIYSDEEKTLEIDVQGEGKVTAADITFDSDVEVLNPDLHIATLGKNAHLHMKLTAERGRGYRPADQNNHEDQPIGVIPIDSIFTPVSKVTYQVENTRVGQLANFDKLTLDVFTDGSIRPEEAVSLGAKIYTEHLNIFVGLTDEAQNAEIMVEKEEDQKEKVLEMTIEELDLSVRSYNCLKRAGINTVQELANKSEEDMMKVRNLGRKSLEEVKKKLIDLGLGLRKED, translated from the coding sequence ATGATCGAAATTGAAAAACCAAAGATTGAAACGGTTGAGATCAGCGATGATGCTACATTTGGAAAGTTCGTTGTAGAACCGCTTGAGCGTGGATATGGTACTACACTAGGAAACTCCTTGCGTCGTATCCTATTATCCTCACTTCCTGGCGCTGCTGTAACTTCCATTCAAATTGATGGAGTGCTCCATGAATTCTCTACGATTGAAGGCGTAGTAGAAGACGTGACAACCATCATTTTGAACTTGAAGAAACTGGCTCTCAAAATCTACTCTGATGAAGAAAAAACATTAGAGATCGATGTACAAGGTGAAGGGAAAGTAACTGCTGCTGACATCACTTTCGATAGCGATGTAGAAGTACTGAATCCGGACCTTCATATCGCAACACTGGGCAAGAATGCTCACTTGCATATGAAGCTTACGGCAGAACGCGGCCGCGGCTACCGTCCAGCTGATCAGAATAACCATGAAGATCAGCCGATTGGTGTCATTCCAATTGACTCCATCTTTACGCCAGTTTCAAAAGTGACGTATCAAGTGGAAAACACGCGTGTTGGCCAGTTGGCTAACTTCGACAAACTGACGTTGGATGTATTCACTGACGGCAGTATCCGACCTGAAGAGGCAGTTTCTCTTGGTGCAAAGATCTATACGGAGCATTTGAATATCTTCGTAGGTCTTACTGATGAAGCACAAAATGCCGAAATCATGGTTGAAAAAGAAGAAGACCAAAAAGAGAAAGTTCTTGAGATGACTATCGAAGAATTGGACTTGTCTGTTCGTTCTTACAACTGTCTGAAACGTGCTGGAATCAACACAGTACAAGAACTTGCTAATAAATCTGAAGAAGACATGATGAAAGTGCGTAACCTAGGACGTAAATCATTAGAAGAAGTTAAAAAGAAACTAATCGATTTAGGACTTGGTCTTCGTAAAGAAGACTGA
- the rplQ gene encoding 50S ribosomal protein L17 gives MARKLGRTTDARMALLRNLATDLIVHERLETTEAKAKELRSVVEKMITLGKRGDLHARRQAASFLYGTKADENQDAVQKLFSDIAGRYEERQGGYTRVLKLGQRRGDGAAMAIIELV, from the coding sequence ATGGCTAGAAAGTTAGGACGTACTACGGATGCTCGTATGGCGCTTTTGCGTAACCTTGCAACTGATCTTATCGTTCACGAAAGATTGGAAACAACGGAGGCGAAAGCTAAGGAGCTTCGTTCTGTAGTAGAAAAAATGATCACTCTTGGCAAACGTGGAGATCTTCACGCTCGTCGTCAAGCTGCTTCTTTCTTGTACGGAACTAAAGCGGACGAGAACCAAGATGCAGTACAAAAACTATTCAGCGATATCGCCGGACGTTACGAAGAACGTCAAGGAGGTTACACACGCGTGTTGAAACTTGGACAGCGTCGTGGTGACGGTGCCGCTATGGCAATCATTGAACTAGTATAA
- a CDS encoding energy-coupling factor ABC transporter ATP-binding protein, whose translation MHAIEFKNVSFRYEEEQPYVLRNVSFQVEAGEWLAIIGHNGSGKSTIAKLMNGLLFPTEGEIIINGIPLNEENIWEIRRQVGMVFQNPDNQFVGTTVRDDVAFGLENRGVPRSEMMNRITSSLEQVRMQDYLLHEPYRLSGGQKQRVAIAGVLAISPSVIILDEATAMLDPLGRKEILDTVHRVQAEQQLGLITITHDLNEVMQAHRVLVMNDGEIWTTTVPRELVKRETELQQIGLDVPFVTQLAHALERQGIILSEQPIDHEELLDALWTLHSDK comes from the coding sequence ATGCACGCGATTGAATTCAAGAATGTTTCTTTCCGCTACGAGGAAGAGCAGCCCTATGTACTTCGCAATGTCAGTTTTCAAGTGGAGGCTGGGGAATGGCTGGCGATCATCGGTCATAATGGTTCAGGCAAGTCAACGATTGCCAAGCTGATGAACGGGCTGCTGTTTCCGACGGAGGGGGAGATCATTATCAACGGTATACCGCTTAATGAGGAGAATATATGGGAGATACGACGCCAGGTAGGTATGGTTTTCCAAAACCCAGATAATCAATTCGTCGGTACGACTGTTCGTGATGATGTAGCATTCGGTTTGGAGAACCGCGGGGTGCCCCGTTCTGAAATGATGAATCGGATCACTTCTTCTTTGGAACAAGTGCGTATGCAGGATTACCTGCTGCATGAACCATACCGTCTGTCAGGCGGACAGAAGCAGCGGGTGGCTATAGCAGGTGTCCTGGCTATCTCTCCAAGCGTCATTATCCTGGATGAGGCAACAGCGATGCTGGACCCACTCGGCAGGAAGGAAATCCTTGATACTGTCCATCGTGTTCAAGCAGAACAGCAGCTTGGTCTGATTACTATCACCCATGATTTGAATGAAGTGATGCAGGCGCATCGGGTATTGGTCATGAATGACGGAGAAATATGGACGACTACTGTCCCAAGGGAATTAGTGAAAAGAGAGACGGAACTGCAGCAAATCGGTTTGGACGTGCCGTTTGTTACGCAGCTTGCTCATGCTTTGGAAAGACAAGGTATTATCCTAAGCGAGCAGCCGATTGATCACGAGGAGTTGTTAGATGCATTATGGACATTACATTCAGACAAGTAG
- a CDS encoding energy-coupling factor ABC transporter ATP-binding protein: MDITFRQVDYTYQANSPFEHKALKDLSFHLPGGSFTAIVGHTGSGKSTLLQHLNGLVRPTNGSVQIGEHTLEPKKKPKQAKELRKQVGIVFQYPEHQLFEETVEKDIAFGPRNFGVAENEISKRVKESAAAVGLDLSLLSRSPFELSGGQMRRVAIAGVLAVRPSVLVLDEPTAGLDPRGQREIMDMFYRLHKEQQLTTILVTHSMEDALTYADHMLVLDKGEKYMEGSPVEVFQNRQALQQVQLDVPEIFQFLQKASERFGKPVAFEGENMDRLAERLADLAGDKK, encoded by the coding sequence ATGGACATTACATTCAGACAAGTAGACTACACGTATCAGGCAAACTCCCCGTTTGAGCATAAAGCGCTAAAGGATTTGTCTTTTCATTTGCCAGGAGGGAGCTTCACAGCTATTGTCGGACATACCGGCAGCGGTAAATCCACTCTGTTACAGCATTTGAACGGACTAGTGAGACCTACCAACGGAAGCGTACAGATTGGTGAACATACACTGGAGCCAAAGAAAAAGCCTAAGCAAGCAAAAGAACTTCGTAAACAAGTAGGCATTGTGTTCCAATACCCAGAACATCAGCTATTTGAAGAAACAGTAGAGAAGGATATCGCCTTCGGCCCGCGGAACTTCGGAGTAGCTGAGAATGAGATCTCAAAGCGTGTAAAGGAAAGTGCAGCAGCTGTAGGGTTGGATTTATCCTTACTGAGCCGATCTCCATTTGAGCTAAGCGGCGGGCAAATGCGTCGTGTTGCGATTGCAGGTGTGCTTGCTGTGCGGCCTAGTGTGCTCGTTCTGGATGAGCCTACAGCAGGATTGGATCCACGCGGGCAGCGGGAGATCATGGATATGTTTTACCGGCTTCATAAAGAACAGCAGCTTACAACGATATTGGTAACACACAGTATGGAGGATGCGCTGACGTATGCTGATCATATGCTTGTACTCGATAAAGGGGAAAAGTATATGGAAGGGTCTCCTGTAGAAGTATTTCAAAATCGGCAAGCTCTCCAGCAGGTGCAGCTTGATGTACCGGAGATATTCCAGTTTCTTCAGAAGGCATCCGAACGTTTCGGCAAACCGGTCGCCTTTGAGGGAGAGAATATGGACAGGCTCGCTGAGCGGCTGGCGGATTTGGCAGGTGATAAGAAATGA